A genome region from Triticum aestivum cultivar Chinese Spring chromosome 2B, IWGSC CS RefSeq v2.1, whole genome shotgun sequence includes the following:
- the LOC123040938 gene encoding uncharacterized protein — translation MRVTGEELICFLSTSPRLQKLQLSYCNDMVCLKIPHSLSRLKLLLVRNCNSLQTIGCDAPQLKSFGYDGLPTTQICLGDSSPLVREMRMSGIDDEPTGMLCYATTKLPSVAPNISSLVLSSCFEIATPMKKLNKFRRLKYLEIQLHTPRRCPDFDFYSLVSILNACPVLATFILRLEMRDADDAIPGDPHGDSSQRKTHMRGQGRRKLKNVLTRGFPCAKGLVELTSHILETAASLKRLVLDTKYGCHTRDCIGICSPLTRKALLEARKAVDVIKTYIESKVPSSVKFKLIEPCAKCHADDA, via the exons ATGCGTGTTACTGGGGAGGAACTTATCTGCTTCCTGTCTACTTCTCCTCGTTTGCAGAAGCTGCAACTTTCCTACTGCAATGACATGGTTTGCCTGAAGATACCTCATTCCCTGTCGCGGCTCAAATTGCTGCTGGTACGCAACTGCAACAGTTTGCAAACGATTGGATGCGATGCTCCACAGCTCAAGAGCTTTGGATATGATGGGTTGCCCACAACGCAGATCTGCCTTGGAGATTCATCACCCTTAGTGAGGGAGATGAGAATGTCTGGTATAGATGATGAGCCTACAGGCATGCTCTGTTATGCCACCACTAAGCTTCCTTCAGTCGCGCCAAATATTAGCTCGCTTGTCCTATCATCATGCTTTGAG ATTGCAACTCCAATGAAAAAGCTTAACAAATTCCGCCGCCTCAAGTACTTGGAGATACAGCTTCATACGCCAAGACGTTGTCCAGACTTTGATTTTTATTCGCTGGTttctattcttaatgcttgtcctGTCCTGGCTACTTTCATCTTGCGT TTAGAGATGCGCGATGCTGATGATGCCATTCCGGGAGATCCTCATGGTGATTCCTCGCAACGAAAAACGCATATGAGGGGGCAGGGCCGTCGCAAGTTGAAGAATGTGCTAACGAGGGGATTTCCTTGTGCAAAAGGTTTGGTTGAGCTAACAAGTCACATCCTTGAGACCGCAGCATCCTTAAAGCGCCTGGTACTAGACACTAAATATGGCTGCCATACGAGGGATTGCATTGGCATATGCTCGCCTTTAACGAGAAAGGCCCTCTTGGAAGCACGGAAAGCTGTAGATGTCATCAAGACATACATCGAGAGTAAAGTCCCCTCAAGTGTTAAATTCAAGCTTATCGAGCCATGTGCCAAGTGTCACGCCGATGACGCATAA